A genomic window from Microbacterium sp. H1-D42 includes:
- a CDS encoding NAD(P)/FAD-dependent oxidoreductase: protein MTDSDLSRDVLIVGAGAAGLTAANELRKAGLSVVVLEARDRVGGRVWTDVIDGAMLEIGGQWVSPDQDALIETISDLGLETFDRHRDGDSLYVGPDGTVRRFTGDTLPVGPGTETVITEITALLDTMVAEIDPDRPWEHPRAAEWDSITWDAWLRTQTEDDEAVRNLAFATGTAMLTKPTHAFSLLQSLLMAASAGSYSNLGDADFILDKRVVGGLQQVPLRLAERLGEDVLLNQPVRALEWSPSSSAGTSGVVAHTDTRTIRARHAIIALAPVLYNRISFVPPLPRRQHQLHQHLSMGFVIKVHAVYDHPFWREQGLSGTAFSPYERVHEAYDNTNHGDERGTLVGFVSDQNADDLFELSSDERRERILESLSHYYGPEAKNPIVYYESDWGSEEWTRGAYAASFDMGGLHRYGADLRTPVGPIRFACSDMAGAGYQHVDGAIRMGRLAASDIIEQGRG, encoded by the coding sequence ATGACCGACAGCGACCTCAGCCGCGACGTGCTGATCGTCGGCGCTGGAGCAGCCGGCCTCACGGCCGCCAATGAACTGCGCAAGGCCGGCCTCTCGGTCGTCGTGCTCGAAGCCCGCGACCGCGTCGGCGGCCGAGTGTGGACCGATGTCATCGACGGGGCGATGCTCGAGATCGGCGGACAGTGGGTCTCGCCTGACCAGGATGCCCTGATCGAGACGATCAGCGATCTCGGCCTCGAGACGTTCGACCGCCATCGCGACGGCGACAGCCTGTACGTCGGCCCTGATGGCACCGTGCGCCGCTTCACCGGCGACACGCTCCCCGTCGGCCCGGGGACCGAGACGGTCATCACCGAGATCACCGCACTGCTCGACACGATGGTCGCCGAGATCGATCCAGACCGTCCGTGGGAGCACCCGCGCGCCGCCGAATGGGACTCGATCACGTGGGATGCCTGGCTGCGGACGCAGACTGAAGATGACGAGGCGGTGCGCAACCTCGCCTTCGCCACCGGCACGGCGATGCTCACCAAGCCGACGCACGCGTTCTCACTGCTGCAGTCACTGCTCATGGCAGCATCCGCCGGCTCGTACTCGAACCTCGGCGACGCCGACTTCATCCTCGACAAGCGCGTCGTCGGCGGCCTGCAGCAGGTTCCGCTGCGCCTGGCGGAGCGCCTCGGCGAGGACGTGCTGCTGAACCAGCCGGTGCGCGCGCTGGAATGGTCGCCGTCATCGAGCGCAGGCACCAGCGGCGTCGTCGCGCACACCGACACTCGCACCATCCGCGCCAGGCACGCCATCATCGCGCTGGCGCCCGTGCTCTACAACCGCATCTCGTTCGTGCCGCCACTGCCGCGCCGCCAGCACCAGCTGCACCAGCACCTGTCGATGGGCTTCGTCATCAAGGTGCATGCCGTGTACGACCACCCGTTCTGGCGGGAGCAGGGCCTCAGCGGCACCGCGTTCAGCCCGTACGAGCGCGTGCACGAGGCGTACGACAACACCAACCACGGTGATGAGCGCGGCACGCTGGTCGGCTTCGTCAGCGACCAGAACGCCGACGACCTGTTCGAGCTGTCCTCCGACGAGCGTCGCGAGCGCATCCTCGAATCCCTCTCGCACTACTACGGGCCAGAGGCGAAGAACCCGATCGTCTACTACGAGAGCGACTGGGGCAGCGAGGAGTGGACCCGCGGCGCCTACGCCGCCAGCTTCGACATGGGCGGCCTGCACCGCTACGGGGCCGACCTGCGCACGCCGGTCGGGCCCATCCGCTTCGCCTGCAGCGACATGGCAGGTGCCGGCTACCAGCACGTCGACGGCGCGATCCGGATGGGCCGCCTGGCAGCATCCGACATCATCGAGCAGGGACGCGGCTGA
- a CDS encoding NAD-dependent succinate-semialdehyde dehydrogenase — MSTALASHEQELLGRVPTGLFIGGEWIDAEEGRTFDVRDPATGVVIASIADATPADGLRALDAAVAAQESWAATAPRTRSDILRRAFDLVQQHKEDLALLMTLEMGKPLAESRGEVVYGGEFLRWFSEEAVRINGRYGMNPEGTGHMVVSQRPVGPSFFITPWNFPFAMATRKIAPALAAGCTVVVKPPALTPLTTIFFTKLLEEAGLPKGVVNIVQTSRSSALSAPIIADPRLRKLSFTGSTEVGRKLIAQAADGILRVSMELGGNAPFVVFEDADLDKAVEGAMMAKFRNIGQACTAANRFIVHEGVADEFARRVAERVKAMKIGRGTEDGVTIGPLIDADAVGKAAALVGDAVERGARVLAGGKALEGTGTFYEPTVITDVAAGSDILREEIFGPVLAIATFSDEDEAVRLANDTEYGLVSYVFTQDLARGHRMIDSLETGMMGLNVGVVSNAAAPFGGVKQSGVGREGGFEGIHEYLSTKYTLIPA; from the coding sequence ATGAGCACCGCACTCGCTTCACACGAGCAGGAACTCCTCGGCCGGGTCCCCACCGGCCTCTTCATCGGCGGCGAGTGGATCGACGCCGAGGAGGGCCGCACGTTCGACGTGCGCGACCCAGCGACGGGCGTCGTGATCGCCTCCATCGCCGATGCGACACCGGCTGACGGCCTGCGCGCCCTCGATGCCGCCGTCGCCGCGCAGGAGTCGTGGGCGGCTACCGCGCCGCGCACCCGCAGCGACATCCTGCGTCGTGCCTTCGATCTGGTGCAGCAGCACAAAGAGGATCTTGCGCTGCTGATGACGCTGGAGATGGGCAAGCCGCTCGCCGAGTCGCGCGGCGAGGTCGTCTACGGCGGCGAGTTCCTGCGCTGGTTCAGCGAGGAGGCCGTACGCATCAACGGGCGCTACGGCATGAACCCCGAGGGCACCGGACACATGGTGGTCTCGCAGCGTCCGGTCGGACCGTCGTTCTTCATCACCCCGTGGAACTTCCCATTCGCGATGGCGACGCGCAAGATCGCACCCGCGCTCGCCGCAGGCTGCACGGTCGTCGTCAAGCCGCCGGCACTGACCCCGCTGACCACGATCTTCTTCACCAAGCTGCTGGAAGAGGCTGGCCTGCCGAAAGGCGTCGTCAACATCGTGCAGACCTCGCGCTCCAGCGCGCTGTCGGCTCCGATCATCGCCGACCCGCGGCTGCGCAAGCTGTCGTTCACCGGCTCGACCGAGGTGGGCCGCAAGCTCATCGCGCAGGCCGCCGACGGCATCCTGCGCGTGTCGATGGAGCTCGGCGGCAACGCGCCGTTCGTGGTCTTCGAGGACGCTGACCTCGACAAGGCCGTCGAGGGCGCGATGATGGCGAAGTTCCGCAACATCGGCCAGGCGTGCACGGCCGCCAACCGCTTCATCGTGCACGAGGGCGTCGCCGACGAGTTCGCCAGGCGCGTCGCCGAGCGGGTCAAGGCGATGAAGATCGGCCGTGGCACCGAGGACGGTGTCACGATCGGCCCGCTCATCGACGCGGATGCTGTCGGCAAGGCCGCCGCGCTCGTCGGCGACGCCGTCGAGCGCGGCGCCAGGGTGCTGGCCGGCGGCAAAGCGCTCGAGGGCACCGGCACGTTCTACGAGCCGACCGTGATCACCGACGTCGCAGCGGGCAGCGACATCCTGCGCGAAGAGATCTTCGGCCCCGTGCTCGCGATCGCCACGTTCTCGGACGAGGACGAGGCCGTGCGCCTGGCCAACGACACCGAGTACGGATTGGTCTCGTACGTCTTCACCCAGGACCTCGCCCGCGGGCACCGCATGATCGACTCGCTTGAGACGGGCATGATGGGCTTGAACGTCGGGGTGGTCTCGAACGCCGCGGCGCCGTTCGGCGGAGTCAAGCAGTCCGGTGTCGGCCGCGAGGGCGGCTTCGAGGGCATCCACGAGTACCTCTCCACCAAGTACACGCTCATCCCTGCGTGA
- a CDS encoding aldehyde dehydrogenase family protein: MTDYAVVNPATGATEATFNTFTDAQIEDAIARAASAAVIWAATSPADRAAVIRRIAELHRERRDEFAAIIVREMGKPIAAAAGEVDFAADIIEYNADNIDKITGDTPIDILGEGTAVVRRAPLGALLGIMPWNFPAYQVARFAGPNLAVGNTIILKHAPQCPESAAFLEKLYSDAGLPDGAYVNVYATNEQAAAIIADPRVHGVSVTGSERAGAAVAEAAGRALKKVALELGGSDPFIVLSTDDMDAVAGAAVAARLDNNGQSCNGAKRFIVVDGLYDDFTEKFVAGLAAVTAQDPMQEETLLGPLSSTAAAERLQEQVDRALAQGATLLTGGTREGTFFAPTVLADVTRDMDVYGEELFGPAAVVYRVADEDAAVALANDTSFGLGSYVFTTDADQAERVADAIEAGMVYVNLVLADSPELPFGGVKRSGTSREMGLLAADEFVNKKLIRKA; the protein is encoded by the coding sequence ATGACCGACTATGCCGTCGTCAACCCGGCCACCGGAGCAACCGAAGCCACCTTCAACACCTTCACCGATGCGCAGATCGAGGATGCGATCGCCCGCGCCGCGTCCGCCGCGGTGATCTGGGCGGCCACCTCGCCCGCCGATCGGGCCGCGGTGATCCGCCGCATCGCCGAGCTGCACCGCGAGCGTCGCGACGAATTCGCCGCAATCATCGTGCGCGAGATGGGCAAGCCGATCGCCGCGGCTGCCGGCGAGGTCGACTTCGCCGCCGACATCATCGAGTACAACGCCGACAACATCGACAAGATCACAGGCGACACCCCGATCGACATCCTCGGTGAAGGCACTGCAGTGGTGCGCCGCGCGCCGCTCGGTGCGCTGCTCGGCATCATGCCGTGGAACTTCCCGGCGTACCAGGTGGCCCGCTTCGCCGGCCCCAACCTCGCGGTCGGCAACACGATCATCCTCAAGCACGCACCGCAGTGCCCCGAATCGGCGGCCTTCCTCGAGAAGCTCTACAGCGACGCCGGGCTGCCGGACGGCGCCTACGTCAACGTGTACGCCACCAACGAGCAGGCAGCGGCGATCATCGCCGACCCGCGCGTGCACGGCGTCTCCGTCACCGGCTCCGAGCGCGCAGGCGCTGCCGTCGCCGAGGCCGCAGGGCGCGCCCTGAAGAAGGTGGCGCTCGAGCTGGGCGGATCCGACCCGTTCATCGTGCTCTCCACCGATGACATGGATGCTGTGGCCGGCGCCGCCGTCGCCGCGCGCCTGGACAACAACGGCCAGTCGTGCAACGGGGCGAAGCGCTTCATCGTCGTCGACGGACTGTACGACGACTTCACCGAGAAGTTCGTCGCCGGGCTCGCTGCGGTCACCGCTCAGGACCCGATGCAGGAGGAGACGCTGCTCGGCCCGCTGTCGTCGACGGCTGCCGCCGAGCGGCTGCAGGAGCAGGTCGACCGCGCACTCGCGCAGGGGGCGACCCTGCTGACCGGAGGCACCCGCGAGGGCACGTTCTTCGCCCCGACTGTGCTGGCTGATGTCACGCGCGACATGGACGTCTACGGCGAGGAGCTGTTCGGCCCCGCTGCCGTCGTCTACCGCGTCGCCGACGAGGATGCCGCGGTCGCCCTGGCGAACGACACGTCCTTCGGCCTCGGCTCGTACGTCTTCACGACGGACGCCGACCAGGCGGAGCGGGTGGCGGATGCCATCGAAGCCGGCATGGTCTATGTCAACCTCGTGCTCGCCGACAGCCCGGAGCTGCCTTTCGGCGGCGTCAAGCGCAGCGGCACCTCGCGGGAGATGGGGCTGCTCGCCGCTGATGAGTTCGTCAACAAGAAGCTCATCCGCAAGGCCTGA
- a CDS encoding DUF4177 domain-containing protein: MTTSEYSFVSVPLRRSRAGWEFAFDYQSVITERAADGWVFVQLILLEHHAEPRGDLVFVRKGQEQ; encoded by the coding sequence ATGACCACTTCCGAGTACTCCTTCGTCAGCGTTCCGCTCCGACGCAGTCGCGCCGGGTGGGAGTTCGCGTTCGACTACCAGAGCGTCATCACAGAGCGCGCCGCCGACGGGTGGGTGTTCGTGCAGCTGATCCTGCTCGAGCATCACGCCGAGCCGCGCGGCGATCTCGTCTTCGTGCGAAAGGGTCAAGAGCAATGA
- a CDS encoding DUF2165 domain-containing protein, with product MRHPLRLLQAFVVFLAGLFGLFVFAGNLMDYDSNYQFVVHVLSMDTTFEGNALMWRAIDSPVVHTIGYIGIIIAEGIFAGLALYGGVLLFLRRNADVAAYDRARVWGYAAFALGFAIWFIGFIIIGSEWFAMWQSSSWNGKDTAMGIVTLWAGFAVLLAMNEPAREERRSTAA from the coding sequence ATGAGGCATCCACTGCGCCTGCTGCAGGCATTCGTCGTCTTCCTCGCCGGTCTGTTCGGTCTGTTCGTGTTCGCCGGCAACCTGATGGACTACGACTCGAACTACCAGTTCGTCGTGCACGTGCTGTCGATGGACACCACATTCGAGGGCAATGCGCTGATGTGGCGCGCGATCGACAGCCCGGTCGTGCACACCATCGGCTACATCGGCATCATCATCGCCGAGGGCATCTTCGCCGGCCTCGCCCTCTACGGCGGAGTTCTGCTCTTCTTGCGGCGCAACGCCGACGTCGCCGCGTACGACCGGGCCAGGGTCTGGGGCTATGCCGCTTTCGCCCTCGGCTTCGCGATCTGGTTCATCGGGTTCATCATCATCGGCTCCGAGTGGTTCGCGATGTGGCAGTCGAGCTCGTGGAACGGCAAGGACACGGCGATGGGGATCGTGACGCTGTGGGCCGGCTTCGCCGTGCTGCTGGCGATGAACGAGCCGGCACGCGAGGAGCGCCGGAGCACAGCGGCCTGA
- the poxB gene encoding ubiquinone-dependent pyruvate dehydrogenase, with amino-acid sequence MTTVAENIVRTLRANGIDRVYGIPGDSLNGFTDALRKDGTVRWVHVRHEESAAFAAAADAALTGDLAVVAGSCGPGNLHLINGLFDAQRSRVPVLAIAAHIPTSEIGTGYFQETHPQELFRECSVYTEYVADPVQMPRLLEIAMRAAIEQRGVAVLVIPGEVALAETRDDRATVIERARPVITPNPEELDRAAELLNGCERVTILAGAGVEGAHDEVIALADRLAAPIVHALRGKEFIEYDNPYDVGMTGLLGFASGYRAMDDAETVLMLGTDFPYAQFYPDSATFIQVDIRGEQLGKRHPIDLGLVGDVRATAEALLPKLTAKSDRRHLDDAIAHYRKTRARLDDLAVPSRDSQPIHPQYLARLLDETADDDAIFTADVGSPTVWAARYLQMTEQRRLIGSFTHGSMANALMHGIGAQVARPDQQVVALAGDGGLAMMLGELITLTQNGLPVKTIVVNNSSLNFVELEMKAAGFVTYGTDLHNPDFAAVAQALGIFARRVERSSDLPDAVREVLAHDGPALLDVVTERQELSMPPAITADQVKGFALYAIRTVMSGRGDELLDLARANWRQLF; translated from the coding sequence ATGACCACTGTCGCCGAGAACATCGTCCGCACGCTCCGAGCCAATGGGATCGACCGGGTCTACGGCATTCCAGGTGATTCACTGAACGGGTTCACCGATGCCCTGCGCAAGGACGGCACGGTGCGCTGGGTGCACGTGCGCCACGAGGAGTCCGCGGCCTTCGCCGCCGCGGCTGACGCCGCCCTCACCGGTGACCTCGCCGTCGTCGCGGGCTCGTGCGGGCCTGGCAACCTGCACCTGATCAACGGCCTGTTCGACGCGCAGCGCTCCCGCGTGCCTGTGCTGGCGATCGCCGCGCACATCCCCACATCGGAGATCGGTACAGGGTACTTCCAGGAGACCCATCCGCAGGAGCTGTTCCGCGAGTGCAGCGTGTACACCGAATACGTCGCCGACCCGGTGCAGATGCCGCGCCTGCTGGAGATCGCGATGCGCGCGGCGATCGAGCAGCGCGGGGTCGCGGTGCTCGTCATTCCCGGCGAGGTCGCGCTTGCCGAGACCCGCGACGACCGTGCGACGGTGATCGAGCGCGCACGGCCCGTGATCACTCCGAACCCGGAGGAGCTCGACCGCGCGGCCGAGCTGCTGAACGGCTGCGAGCGGGTCACCATCCTCGCCGGGGCGGGTGTGGAGGGTGCCCACGACGAGGTGATCGCGCTCGCCGACCGGCTGGCAGCACCCATCGTGCACGCCCTTCGGGGCAAGGAGTTCATCGAGTACGACAACCCGTATGACGTCGGGATGACCGGACTTCTCGGGTTCGCATCCGGCTATCGGGCGATGGACGATGCCGAGACCGTGCTGATGCTGGGAACCGACTTCCCGTACGCGCAGTTCTACCCGGACAGTGCCACCTTCATCCAGGTGGACATCCGCGGCGAGCAGCTCGGCAAGCGGCATCCGATCGATCTCGGCCTCGTCGGCGACGTGCGCGCCACAGCCGAGGCGCTGCTGCCGAAGCTGACCGCGAAGAGCGACCGGCGCCACCTCGACGACGCGATCGCGCACTATCGCAAGACGCGCGCACGGCTCGACGACCTGGCAGTCCCCTCGCGCGACTCCCAGCCGATCCACCCGCAGTACCTCGCAAGACTGCTCGATGAGACGGCGGACGATGACGCCATCTTCACCGCCGACGTCGGGTCGCCGACGGTGTGGGCGGCGCGCTACCTGCAGATGACCGAGCAGCGCCGCCTGATCGGATCGTTCACGCACGGTTCGATGGCGAACGCCCTGATGCACGGCATCGGAGCGCAGGTGGCCCGCCCCGACCAGCAGGTGGTCGCACTGGCCGGCGACGGGGGACTGGCGATGATGCTGGGTGAGCTGATCACCCTCACTCAGAACGGACTGCCGGTCAAGACGATCGTGGTGAACAACTCCTCGCTGAACTTCGTCGAGCTCGAGATGAAGGCGGCCGGTTTCGTGACCTACGGCACCGATCTGCACAATCCCGACTTCGCTGCCGTCGCGCAGGCACTCGGCATCTTCGCCCGACGGGTCGAGCGGTCATCGGACCTGCCGGACGCGGTGCGCGAGGTGCTCGCCCACGACGGTCCGGCGCTGCTGGATGTGGTCACCGAACGGCAGGAGCTGTCGATGCCGCCCGCGATCACCGCCGACCAGGTCAAGGGCTTCGCCCTGTATGCGATCCGCACGGTCATGTCAGGGCGAGGAGACGAGCTGCTCGACCTCGCGCGGGCCAACTGGCGCCAGCTCTTCTGA
- the secE gene encoding preprotein translocase subunit SecE, whose amino-acid sequence MDQDDVGGELATAGPYALRDKKLGFFGRIAQFFRQVIGELRKVVTPTRKELIKYTVVVFVFVLIVMALVYGLDSFFGFVTHLVFGVPLA is encoded by the coding sequence ATGGATCAGGACGACGTTGGCGGCGAGCTCGCCACAGCAGGCCCTTACGCCCTGCGCGACAAGAAGCTCGGCTTCTTCGGGCGCATCGCCCAGTTCTTCCGACAGGTGATCGGTGAACTGCGCAAGGTCGTCACCCCGACCCGCAAGGAACTGATCAAGTACACCGTTGTGGTGTTCGTGTTCGTGCTGATCGTGATGGCCCTGGTCTACGGGCTGGATTCATTCTTCGGCTTCGTGACCCACCTCGTGTTCGGGGTCCCGCTCGCCTGA
- the nusG gene encoding transcription termination/antitermination protein NusG — MSERYSDDADWATAAEQSSEEDEAQEGNILAEQEQSVTSAEHVALHLENEDEAEEIGDDTDDIDIEDPEADAIVNDALNLDEAAETEAAAEVLNDAVAEDTAEAAAAAAEEVTPYDGPDADDADDADEQDEDEAEEDPYEAFRLDLRMLPGKWYVIHSYAGFERKVKANIEQRKSTLEVEDDIYQIEVPMEDVVEIKNGQRKMVNRVRIPGYVLVRMELNEDTWSVVRHTPGVTGFVGNAHNPTPLRFEEAFNMLKSLVEVKDVPTAKSIAAKGGHAVARPVAAEVDFEVGETITIKEGSFAGLPGTISEIKPESGKLTVLVSLFERETPVELSFDQVTKMV, encoded by the coding sequence GTGTCTGAACGATATTCCGACGATGCGGACTGGGCGACCGCCGCAGAGCAGTCGAGTGAAGAGGACGAGGCCCAGGAGGGCAACATCCTCGCTGAGCAGGAGCAGTCCGTGACGTCTGCGGAGCATGTCGCACTGCACCTCGAAAACGAAGACGAGGCCGAGGAGATCGGCGACGACACGGACGACATCGACATCGAAGACCCGGAGGCGGACGCGATCGTGAACGACGCTCTCAACCTGGACGAAGCGGCTGAGACAGAAGCAGCCGCCGAGGTCCTCAACGACGCAGTGGCGGAAGACACCGCCGAGGCCGCGGCTGCGGCTGCAGAGGAAGTGACGCCCTACGACGGGCCGGACGCCGACGACGCGGACGACGCCGACGAGCAGGACGAGGATGAGGCGGAGGAAGACCCCTACGAGGCCTTCCGTCTTGACCTGCGGATGCTGCCTGGCAAGTGGTACGTCATCCACTCCTACGCCGGTTTCGAGCGCAAGGTGAAGGCCAACATCGAGCAGCGCAAGTCGACGCTCGAGGTCGAGGACGACATCTACCAGATCGAGGTCCCGATGGAGGACGTCGTCGAGATCAAGAACGGCCAGCGCAAGATGGTCAACCGCGTGCGCATCCCCGGGTACGTGCTGGTGCGCATGGAGCTCAACGAAGACACCTGGTCGGTCGTGCGCCACACGCCCGGCGTCACCGGCTTCGTCGGCAACGCCCACAACCCGACGCCGCTGCGCTTCGAAGAGGCCTTCAACATGCTGAAGTCCCTCGTCGAGGTCAAGGATGTGCCGACGGCGAAGTCCATCGCAGCGAAGGGCGGCCACGCCGTCGCACGCCCGGTGGCAGCAGAGGTCGACTTCGAGGTCGGCGAGACGATCACCATCAAGGAGGGCTCGTTCGCGGGTCTGCCAGGCACGATCAGCGAGATCAAGCCCGAGAGCGGCAAGCTCACGGTGCTGGTGTCGCTCTTCGAGCGCGAGACCCCGGTCGAGCTGTCGTTCGACCAGGTCACCAAGATGGTCTGA
- the rplK gene encoding 50S ribosomal protein L11, translating to MAPKKKVTGLIKLQISAGAANPAPPIGPALGQHGVNIMEFCKAYNAATESQRGNVIPVEITVYEDRSFTFILKTPPAAELIKKAAGVPKGSATPHTVKVAKITKDQVRQIAETKQADLNANDIEAASKIIAGTARSMGITVEG from the coding sequence ATGGCACCGAAGAAGAAGGTGACCGGCCTGATCAAGCTTCAGATCAGCGCTGGTGCAGCCAACCCGGCGCCGCCGATCGGCCCCGCGCTCGGTCAGCATGGCGTCAACATCATGGAGTTCTGCAAGGCGTACAACGCCGCGACCGAGTCGCAGCGCGGCAACGTCATCCCCGTGGAGATCACCGTCTACGAGGACCGCAGCTTCACGTTCATCCTGAAGACCCCGCCGGCAGCTGAGCTGATCAAGAAGGCCGCCGGTGTGCCCAAGGGCTCCGCCACGCCGCACACCGTCAAGGTCGCGAAGATCACCAAGGACCAGGTCCGTCAGATCGCCGAGACCAAGCAGGCCGACCTGAACGCGAACGACATCGAGGCCGCGTCGAAGATCATCGCCGGCACCGCCCGTTCCATGGGCATCACGGTCGAGGGCTGA
- the rplA gene encoding 50S ribosomal protein L1: MAKSKAYNAALAKIEADRFYTPTEAVALAKETGSSKFDSTVEVALKLAVDPRKADQMVRGTVMLPHGTGKTARVIVFANGPAAEAAIAAGADEVGGSELIEKVAAGWTDFDAAVSTPELMGQVGRLGKVLGPRGLMPNPKTGTVTPNPAKAVEEIKGGKIEFRVDKHANVHFIVGKASFTADQLNENIGAALEEIVRLKPASSKGRYIQKGAVSTTFGPGIPLDVNAI; the protein is encoded by the coding sequence ATGGCTAAGTCCAAGGCTTACAACGCTGCCCTCGCCAAGATCGAGGCAGACCGTTTCTACACTCCGACCGAGGCTGTCGCCCTGGCCAAGGAGACCGGCTCGTCGAAGTTCGACTCGACCGTCGAGGTCGCGCTGAAGCTCGCTGTCGACCCGCGCAAGGCAGACCAGATGGTGCGCGGCACCGTCATGCTCCCGCACGGCACCGGCAAGACCGCCCGCGTCATCGTGTTCGCGAACGGCCCGGCCGCTGAGGCCGCGATCGCCGCAGGCGCCGACGAGGTCGGTGGCTCCGAGCTGATCGAGAAGGTCGCCGCAGGCTGGACCGACTTCGACGCCGCTGTGTCGACCCCTGAGCTCATGGGCCAGGTCGGTCGCCTCGGCAAGGTGCTGGGTCCGCGTGGCCTGATGCCGAACCCGAAGACCGGCACCGTGACCCCCAACCCGGCCAAGGCCGTCGAGGAGATCAAGGGCGGAAAGATCGAGTTCCGCGTCGACAAGCACGCCAACGTGCACTTCATCGTCGGCAAGGCCTCGTTCACCGCTGACCAGCTGAACGAGAACATCGGCGCAGCGCTCGAAGAGATCGTGCGTCTGAAGCCGGCCAGCTCGAAGGGCCGTTACATCCAGAAGGGCGCCGTGTCGACCACGTTCGGCCCCGGCATCCCGCTGGACGTCAACGCCATCTGA
- the lysE gene encoding L-lysine exporter, producing MLTFFAGLGLGLSLIIAIGAQNVFVLRQGLRREHVLPVVLICALSDAVLIAAGVAGLGLLVEQAPWLVVIARWAGAIFLVVYGLMAARRAWRGEDQGLVVSAPAPRMADDGHPDAACSPRPSALAARTATRLAPTIATVLALTWLNPHVYLDTVLMLGSVASTHGDARWLFAAGAMLASFLWFFGLGFGARHLGRWLSTPRAWRVLDALIAVVMITLGVNLVLPVLGG from the coding sequence ATGCTCACCTTCTTCGCCGGCCTCGGCCTCGGCTTGTCGCTGATCATCGCGATCGGCGCTCAGAACGTGTTCGTCCTGCGCCAGGGCCTTCGGCGCGAACATGTGCTGCCGGTGGTGCTGATCTGCGCGCTGTCGGATGCTGTGCTGATCGCCGCCGGCGTAGCCGGTCTCGGCCTGCTGGTCGAACAGGCACCGTGGCTCGTCGTCATCGCGCGCTGGGCGGGTGCGATCTTCCTCGTCGTGTACGGCCTGATGGCGGCACGACGCGCGTGGCGCGGTGAGGATCAGGGGCTCGTCGTGAGCGCTCCTGCACCGCGGATGGCTGATGACGGGCATCCGGATGCTGCCTGCTCACCGCGCCCGTCCGCTCTCGCCGCGCGCACGGCCACTCGCCTTGCACCGACGATCGCGACGGTGCTGGCCCTGACCTGGCTCAACCCGCACGTCTACCTCGACACCGTGCTGATGCTCGGCTCGGTGGCATCCACCCACGGCGACGCACGCTGGCTCTTCGCGGCCGGCGCGATGCTGGCGAGCTTCCTGTGGTTCTTCGGTCTCGGCTTCGGCGCCAGGCACCTCGGCCGCTGGCTGAGCACTCCGCGGGCCTGGCGGGTGCTCGATGCGCTGATCGCCGTGGTGATGATCACCCTCGGCGTGAACCTGGTGCTGCCGGTGCTGGGCGGCTGA